In Oscillatoria acuminata PCC 6304, a single window of DNA contains:
- a CDS encoding TIGR03943 family putative permease subunit — protein MAVQSPKLFRFSTWGPWIEVLAVFAWGVLLLKYWVSGELNILIHPNFFALTNGTGVFLILLACYKAAQLVHQQWRSRRVRNRGARTATPATDHITLFPPGWSASLLLVTAVLGFLISPRVFASDKAMMRDVNDFLPVTQSQPQAFRTARKPEERSLIDWVRTLTVYPEPDAYTGQQVNVQGFVIHLPDLPEEYFLISRFVITCCAADAYPVGLPVKLSQSRSAYPPDTWLEIQGEMSTEVLENRRQLTIVANSIQEIPEPRNPYEY, from the coding sequence ATGGCTGTTCAATCTCCCAAACTGTTCCGATTTTCGACCTGGGGACCCTGGATCGAAGTCCTCGCCGTCTTCGCTTGGGGTGTATTACTCCTCAAATATTGGGTGAGTGGGGAATTAAATATCCTAATTCACCCGAATTTCTTTGCCCTCACCAACGGGACTGGGGTGTTCTTGATTCTGCTTGCCTGCTATAAGGCGGCACAATTGGTCCATCAACAGTGGCGATCGCGAAGGGTCCGAAATCGCGGGGCGAGAACCGCAACTCCGGCGACGGATCACATTACCCTATTTCCTCCGGGATGGAGTGCGAGTTTGCTCCTAGTCACCGCTGTGCTGGGTTTCCTGATTAGTCCGAGAGTCTTTGCCAGCGATAAGGCAATGATGCGAGATGTCAACGATTTTTTACCCGTTACCCAATCCCAACCCCAAGCATTTCGCACCGCCAGAAAACCCGAAGAGCGATCGCTCATTGACTGGGTACGAACGTTAACAGTGTATCCCGAACCCGATGCTTATACCGGACAACAGGTCAATGTGCAAGGGTTTGTCATTCATCTGCCAGACTTGCCCGAGGAATACTTCTTAATCTCTCGCTTTGTGATTACCTGTTGTGCGGCAGATGCCTATCCCGTCGGGCTGCCGGTGAAATTATCCCAAAGTCGCAGCGCCTATCCGCCGGATACTTGGTTAGAAATTCAAGGGGAAATGAGTACGGAAGTTTTGGAAAATCGCCGTCAGTTGACCATTGTAGCGAATTCAATCCAGGAAATTCCCGAACCCCGAAATCCTTATGAATATTAA